The Pyxidicoccus sp. MSG2 DNA segment TCAGCTTCCCGTCCGGCTGCACCCGGTGCAGGTACAGCCCCACGTCCACCTTGAGGATGCCCAGCAGGGTGGCCTTGATGGGCGTGCGCACCGGCCGGTCGGACAGGTCCAGCCGGTAGAAGTCCGTGTCCTTCACCGGGTACACCGTGCCGCGCACCGCCTTGCCCGGCGTCAGCTCCTGTCCCCGGTCCGCGGTGTTGTTGGGCTCGCGCTCCTCACCGCCGTTGTCCGCCACCGTGGTGAGGCTGATGCGGTAGGGCTGCTCGGCGTTCTCGAAGTCCTTCACCCACTTGCCGTCCACCTTGCGCGACGCGCCCTCCACCCGGAAGTAGCAGGTGCCGCTGCACGCCACGTTGTTGAGGCGCTCGGGCTCCTTCACCTCGCCGTCGTTGACGCGCAGGAGCACCGTCTCCTTCTCCCCGTCGCCCTGCGGCGGCTCCACCATGGACAGCACCAGGTCCAGCCGCTCCACGCCGGACAGCTCCACCCTGGCCAGCACCGGCTCGGCCGTCTTGAGCACGAAGTGGTCCAGGTCTCCCTTCGGCGAGAGGAAGCCCTCGCGGTAGCCCCCGGCCGTCAGCGGCGTGGCCTTGTAGAGCTCGTCGTTGGGCTCCAGCTCCGCGTTGGCCCCGGCCTCCTCCTGCGTCACCGTGAGCGTGTACGGCGCGGTGGCGCTGAAGGTGCGGCGGGTCTCCTTGCCCGTGCCCGTCCAGCCTCCCTTCACCACCACGTAGACGACGCGGTCCGTGGCTCGCACGCCGATGTTGCGCAGGGACAGCGCCTCGCCCTCCTTGCCCCGCAGGGTGAACAGCGGCGCTTCCGCCGCCGACAGCACGGACAGCTCCGGCCGCACGCCCTCCACCCCGGACAAATCAATCTTCAGCGCCACCGACGGAGGCTCGGGCGGCACCGCTGGCGCCGCCGTCCCGGCGTCCTGCGCCTGCGTCGCGGCCTGGGCCGCCGCCATGCCGCCCACCTCGCCCGGCGTAGGCTGGCCCTCGGCGGCCGGAGCGGGCGGAGGCGGCTCGCCCCCGGCGAAGGTGCCCTCGGAGGAGGGCGGGGGGACTTCCTGCGCGGCGGCTCCCTCGCCACCCGGAGGCGGTGTGGCGCCGCCGGAGCCCGGAGCG contains these protein-coding regions:
- a CDS encoding ABC transporter substrate-binding protein, with protein sequence MRRWGWGCVLAAMLVACKEDKTPAVSDAGPVETGPSALTEKEPNERPDQALTLTRDSTVTADLAAQPNKADEDWYRLAPPAARVADVTVSGLPGGDITLEVYDRDRNRLAAINSEGEGKPERYPNLYVEGERWVRVVPARKGVGGAYTLDVRMRAPNDGEEREPNDRAVDAAPLPLGQTVTAFLGHAGDEDWYRIELPEPAAPAGGTAPGSEGTAPAPEGAPAPGTEGAPAPGSGGATPPPGGEGAAAQEVPPPSSEGTFAGGEPPPPAPAAEGQPTPGEVGGMAAAQAATQAQDAGTAAPAVPPEPPSVALKIDLSGVEGVRPELSVLSAAEAPLFTLRGKEGEALSLRNIGVRATDRVVYVVVKGGWTGTGKETRRTFSATAPYTLTVTQEEAGANAELEPNDELYKATPLTAGGYREGFLSPKGDLDHFVLKTAEPVLARVELSGVERLDLVLSMVEPPQGDGEKETVLLRVNDGEVKEPERLNNVACSGTCYFRVEGASRKVDGKWVKDFENAEQPYRISLTTVADNGGEEREPNNTADRGQELTPGKAVRGTVYPVKDTDFYRLDLSDRPVRTPIKATLLGILKVDVGLYLHRVQPDGKLTLVQTADRAKGDQPESIRYSAEPGVYVFEVRDAKNREANFQDAYQLTVEEGE